The proteins below are encoded in one region of Acidobacteriota bacterium:
- a CDS encoding MotA/TolQ/ExbB proton channel family protein: MLAIGGTLVGYFKQGGPVMWPLLILSIIGLIVILERGFTLYVRARTKTAEMVGKVRRLVSEGKTDAALKACDEYKGPTSAMVKAAILRWDASREELEKLLENAALHEIARLERWLWVLALISNIAPIIGFLGTVVGMIQSFDVIAREGLNNPGKVAKGISVALITTAGGLIVAVFTLPFYNFYTTKIAGYIRELETTANIILETHDQVKA, encoded by the coding sequence GTGCTGGCTATTGGTGGAACTCTCGTCGGTTATTTCAAGCAGGGCGGTCCGGTGATGTGGCCGCTGCTCATCCTTTCGATCATCGGCCTGATCGTGATCCTCGAGCGCGGCTTTACGCTCTACGTCCGTGCCCGCACCAAGACCGCCGAAATGGTGGGCAAGGTGCGTCGCCTGGTGTCCGAGGGCAAGACGGACGCTGCGCTCAAGGCTTGCGACGAGTACAAGGGCCCCACCTCCGCGATGGTCAAGGCCGCCATCCTGCGCTGGGACGCCAGTCGGGAAGAGCTCGAGAAGCTGCTCGAGAACGCGGCGCTGCACGAGATCGCCCGCCTCGAACGCTGGCTGTGGGTGCTCGCCCTGATCTCCAACATCGCGCCGATCATCGGCTTCCTCGGTACCGTCGTCGGCATGATCCAGTCCTTCGACGTGATCGCCAGGGAAGGTCTGAACAACCCGGGCAAGGTGGCCAAGGGTATCTCCGTGGCGCTGATCACCACCGCCGGTGGTCTGATCGTGGCCGTCTTCACCCTGCCGTTCTACAACTTCTACACGACGAAAATCGCCGGCTACATCCGTGAGCTGGAGACCACCGCCAACATCATTCTCGAGACGCACGACCAGGTGAAGGCCTAG
- a CDS encoding TolC family protein — protein MKRVDCAGCCRPVFSLLVILAAMLPTLAADPEPLSLSLADVVARALEHNLDIAVARLDPRRDEQGVVISEAVFDSRVEANASYTEISQEPTSDFSLESQTSKRASVAWIDPLQSGGSWQASLAYNELIQTFPAEAEARFGIVPTRADASFTLQFTQPLLRNYGLSINRTQIEQAKNTLRITEAQFRDRVMEVIEAVEAAYWDLVGARRQQAVAERSMKLAEDFLRQTKVKVEVGTLPPIEITTAEAEVAGRDEALIVAENEVRDAEDNLRALMRVPSTSADWDRPIFPTDQPPFYPVELDEDLAIEQALARRASLVQAELNLKNAELSEKWRRNQVRWDLSANASYTTSGNSFDFVPGTGSSTVLDFFGPDGIFLSGDEQGRAFEVQFDRLVREDQSKTEAFSELPSLDNTNWTVALSLKVPLGNRNARAELARARIALDQAALRVDATRQALRVEVRQAVRSVRTASRRVHSAQVNAELQKKKTDAEQKRYENGLSTAYQVLQFQRDFLEAESREIRAIIDYNKALSRLERVKGTLLEARRIHLD, from the coding sequence ATGAAGAGAGTCGATTGCGCGGGCTGTTGTCGCCCGGTGTTCAGCCTGCTGGTGATCCTGGCCGCCATGTTGCCGACGCTTGCCGCCGACCCCGAGCCTCTGAGTCTGTCCCTGGCCGACGTGGTGGCCCGCGCCCTCGAGCACAATCTGGATATCGCCGTGGCCCGACTCGATCCCCGGAGGGACGAGCAGGGGGTGGTGATCAGCGAAGCGGTGTTCGACAGCCGGGTGGAGGCCAATGCCTCCTACACCGAGATCAGCCAGGAGCCCACCAGCGACTTCTCCCTGGAGTCCCAGACCTCCAAGCGCGCCTCGGTGGCCTGGATCGATCCTCTCCAGTCCGGCGGATCCTGGCAGGCTTCGCTGGCTTACAACGAGCTGATCCAGACCTTCCCGGCCGAGGCGGAAGCCCGCTTCGGCATCGTGCCGACCCGGGCCGATGCGTCCTTCACGCTGCAGTTCACTCAGCCCCTGCTGAGGAACTACGGCCTGTCGATCAACCGGACCCAGATCGAGCAGGCCAAGAACACCCTGCGCATCACCGAGGCCCAGTTCCGGGATCGGGTGATGGAAGTCATCGAGGCGGTGGAGGCGGCCTATTGGGACCTGGTGGGCGCGCGCCGGCAGCAGGCCGTGGCCGAGCGGTCGATGAAGCTGGCCGAAGATTTCCTCCGGCAAACCAAGGTCAAGGTCGAGGTGGGGACCCTGCCGCCGATCGAGATCACCACCGCCGAGGCGGAGGTGGCCGGTCGCGACGAAGCCCTGATCGTTGCGGAGAACGAGGTTCGCGACGCGGAAGACAACCTGCGGGCGCTGATGCGCGTGCCTTCCACCTCCGCCGACTGGGATCGCCCGATCTTCCCCACCGACCAGCCTCCTTTCTACCCGGTGGAACTGGATGAGGACCTGGCCATCGAGCAGGCTCTGGCCAGGCGCGCGAGTCTGGTCCAGGCCGAGTTGAACCTGAAGAACGCCGAGTTGAGCGAGAAGTGGCGGCGCAACCAGGTGCGCTGGGACCTGTCGGCCAACGCCAGCTACACGACCAGCGGCAACTCGTTCGATTTCGTGCCCGGAACCGGTTCCTCGACCGTCCTCGACTTCTTCGGCCCGGACGGAATCTTCCTCAGCGGTGACGAGCAGGGGCGGGCTTTCGAGGTCCAATTCGATCGACTGGTGCGCGAGGACCAGAGCAAGACCGAAGCGTTCAGTGAACTGCCGAGTCTCGACAATACGAACTGGACCGTGGCCCTGAGCCTCAAGGTTCCGTTGGGCAACCGCAATGCCCGCGCCGAACTGGCCCGGGCCCGCATCGCCCTCGACCAGGCGGCCCTGCGGGTCGACGCGACCCGGCAGGCCCTGCGGGTGGAAGTGCGCCAGGCCGTGAGAAGCGTGCGCACGGCGTCCCGCCGGGTGCACTCGGCCCAGGTCAACGCGGAACTGCAGAAGAAGAAGACCGATGCCGAGCAGAAGCGTTACGAGAACGGTCTGTCGACGGCCTATCAGGTCCTCCAGTTCCAGCGGGATTTTCTCGAGGCGGAAAGCCGCGAGATTCGGGCGATCATCGATTACAACAAGGCACTTTCCCGTCTCGAGCGGGTCAAGGGCACGCTGCTCGAAGCGCGACGGATTCACCTCGACTGA
- a CDS encoding ABC transporter ATP-binding protein → MSAPLLEVRGLVKAYPVRSGLWGRRRALRAVDGVDLVVRQGEIVGLVGESGSGKTTLGRSILRLIEPTEGRIHFDGIDLRALGAGQLRRFRRRMQLVFQDPGAALNPRMKVRTLVGEPLVIHGIAHGRRLEAKVAALLEEVGLGAAAMDRYPHEFSGGQRQRIGIARALALRPEFVVCDEPVSALDVSVQAQIINLLAELQQRLGLAYLLISHDLSLVTHLCDRVVVLYLGRVMESGPGNDLHSRPLHPYTRALFDAAATAERPEAPQQAALLAGEIPSPLDLPSGCRFHPRCPWAEERCRREEPELRAVGDGRWVACHLAGDGR, encoded by the coding sequence GTGAGCGCCCCCCTGCTCGAGGTACGCGGCCTGGTCAAGGCCTACCCCGTGCGCAGCGGGCTCTGGGGCCGGCGCCGGGCCTTGCGGGCCGTGGATGGGGTGGACCTGGTCGTCCGGCAGGGCGAGATCGTCGGGCTGGTGGGGGAGTCCGGATCGGGCAAGACCACCCTGGGCCGGTCGATCCTCCGCTTGATCGAGCCCACCGAGGGGCGGATCCACTTCGACGGAATCGACCTGCGGGCCCTGGGGGCCGGGCAGCTCCGCCGTTTCCGTCGCCGTATGCAACTCGTCTTCCAGGACCCGGGAGCGGCCCTCAATCCGCGGATGAAGGTCCGGACCCTGGTGGGCGAGCCCCTGGTGATCCACGGCATCGCCCACGGTCGGCGGCTCGAGGCCAAGGTCGCCGCCCTGCTCGAGGAAGTGGGCCTCGGTGCCGCCGCCATGGATCGCTATCCCCACGAGTTCTCCGGCGGCCAGCGCCAGCGGATCGGCATCGCGCGGGCCCTGGCCCTGCGGCCGGAGTTCGTGGTTTGCGATGAGCCGGTCTCGGCTCTCGACGTATCCGTCCAGGCCCAGATCATCAACCTGCTCGCCGAGCTCCAGCAGCGGCTGGGCCTGGCCTATCTGTTGATTTCCCACGACTTGTCCCTGGTCACGCACCTCTGCGACCGCGTGGTCGTCCTGTACTTGGGCCGGGTCATGGAAAGTGGCCCGGGGAACGATCTGCACAGCCGGCCTCTGCACCCCTACACTCGGGCCCTGTTCGACGCCGCGGCCACGGCCGAACGGCCCGAAGCCCCGCAACAGGCCGCCCTCTTGGCCGGTGAAATACCCTCGCCTCTGGACCTGCCGTCGGGCTGCCGTTTCCATCCTCGTTGCCCCTGGGCCGAGGAGCGCTGCCGCCGGGAAGAGCCGGAACTGCGAGCGGTCGGTGACGGGCGATGGGTGGCGTGTCATCTGGCGGGGGATGGACGTTGA
- a CDS encoding ABC transporter ATP-binding protein has product MDRTALLEVSGLTVEFPRGSAVVRAAQDLAFSLARGEIVGLVGESGCGKSASALALLRLVPPPGRVVAGRVELEGVDLLTLPEKDLRRYRGAGLAYVPQEPGQAFSPVLSVGAQVVDVIRAHRKVERKAAWAEAEAALEAVGIPDPARRAREYPHQYSGGMKQRALIAMALAAGPKVLIADEPTTAIDPTLQAGILELFRGLVEQGRLGGVLLITHDLGAVARICTRVLVMYAGRIVERAPAAELLARPLHPYTRALLASRPRPGHPRGRLPTIPGQVPDLAELPPGCAFAPRCSLAEERCRRAVPPPVDAGEGREVACVLEEPR; this is encoded by the coding sequence ATGGATCGAACGGCATTGCTCGAGGTTTCCGGCCTGACCGTGGAGTTTCCGCGAGGGTCCGCGGTCGTTCGCGCTGCCCAGGACCTGGCGTTCAGCCTGGCCCGAGGGGAGATCGTCGGCCTGGTCGGCGAGTCGGGATGCGGAAAATCGGCGTCGGCTCTCGCGCTGCTGCGGCTGGTGCCCCCGCCGGGCCGGGTCGTCGCGGGGCGGGTCGAACTGGAAGGTGTGGACTTGCTCACCCTTCCGGAAAAGGATCTGCGACGTTACCGCGGTGCCGGCCTGGCCTATGTACCCCAGGAGCCGGGTCAGGCGTTTTCCCCCGTGCTTTCCGTAGGGGCCCAGGTGGTCGACGTGATTCGGGCCCACCGCAAGGTGGAGCGCAAGGCGGCCTGGGCCGAGGCCGAAGCGGCGCTCGAGGCGGTGGGCATCCCCGACCCGGCCCGCCGGGCCAGGGAGTATCCACACCAGTATTCCGGCGGCATGAAGCAAAGGGCCCTGATCGCCATGGCGCTGGCGGCGGGCCCGAAGGTGCTGATCGCCGATGAGCCCACCACCGCCATCGATCCCACGCTGCAAGCCGGCATTCTCGAGCTTTTTCGAGGCCTCGTGGAACAGGGTCGGCTGGGTGGCGTGCTCCTGATCACTCACGATCTCGGAGCGGTCGCCCGCATCTGCACCCGGGTTCTGGTGATGTATGCCGGGCGTATCGTTGAGCGGGCTCCCGCCGCCGAGCTGCTCGCCCGCCCCCTTCACCCTTACACCCGGGCCCTGCTCGCCTCCCGGCCGCGCCCCGGGCATCCCCGGGGGCGGTTGCCGACGATCCCGGGCCAGGTGCCGGACCTGGCCGAGTTGCCGCCGGGCTGCGCCTTCGCTCCGCGTTGCTCCCTGGCCGAGGAACGCTGCCGCCGGGCGGTCCCGCCTCCGGTCGATGCCGGGGAGGGTCGAGAAGTGGCCTGTGTCCTGGAGGAGCCCCGGTGA
- a CDS encoding glycosyltransferase family 2 protein → MTTRSQERGLLAVIAPRLESASGAGAAARATALASCWSGPVSLVLTGEQQDPAEVRGLPASVRLVAADPATRAALAEPGPGTVPALDRLLGIDSRRGGQVEAIYLMADDTLLSLLPLVAEGPRRPPVQVELLAEAGIPDSRRLWPWAEGVVLPDTERLYPLAATTPALPVRAVPAGPHEAAVRGLSHLPALGGPTRATVVIPVRGGETRVLRTLDSVIEHTPELLEVIVVDDASPDGSLELLGRRAHDDPRIRVVSHDTQRGFAATCNHGLARARGDVVLLLGADTVVTRDWSTRLISHLREYPRAGAVGARTNLAPNFQALARVGYDPTTLEGLDTFARRLARANDGIAMPVSQLCGICLAIPRRTLRLVGGFDPRFFPGSFEDEDWSLRLLSSRLIPYRAEDVFVHHEGATSLPLESRGLDEIHKSNWQRFKAKWELPAELSLQQGYTPEQLPTGDYEREKLFIAPWQATHPVRS, encoded by the coding sequence ATGACCACCCGAAGCCAGGAAAGGGGCCTGCTGGCCGTGATCGCCCCCCGGCTGGAAAGCGCATCCGGCGCCGGCGCCGCGGCCCGGGCCACGGCGCTGGCGAGTTGCTGGAGTGGGCCCGTGAGCCTGGTCTTGACCGGAGAACAGCAGGATCCGGCCGAGGTCCGGGGCCTGCCCGCCTCCGTGCGCCTGGTGGCGGCGGATCCCGCCACTCGGGCGGCCCTGGCCGAGCCGGGGCCGGGCACGGTCCCGGCCCTCGACCGGCTCCTGGGCATCGACTCCCGGCGCGGCGGGCAGGTGGAGGCGATCTACCTGATGGCCGATGACACGCTGCTCTCGCTGCTCCCCCTGGTCGCCGAGGGTCCACGGCGCCCGCCGGTGCAGGTGGAACTCCTGGCGGAGGCCGGCATTCCCGACAGCCGGCGACTCTGGCCCTGGGCCGAGGGAGTGGTGCTGCCGGACACCGAACGGCTCTACCCCCTGGCCGCCACCACGCCGGCGTTGCCCGTGCGGGCGGTGCCGGCGGGGCCCCACGAGGCTGCGGTCCGCGGCCTGTCTCACCTGCCCGCCCTGGGTGGGCCGACACGGGCCACGGTGGTGATTCCGGTGCGAGGCGGTGAAACACGCGTGCTGCGCACCCTCGACTCGGTGATCGAGCACACCCCCGAGTTGCTCGAGGTCATCGTGGTGGACGACGCCTCCCCCGACGGCAGCCTCGAGTTGCTGGGCCGTCGGGCCCATGACGACCCGCGGATTCGAGTGGTGTCCCACGACACCCAGAGGGGCTTTGCCGCCACCTGCAACCACGGCCTGGCCCGGGCCCGGGGGGACGTGGTGCTGCTGCTGGGCGCCGATACCGTGGTGACCCGGGACTGGTCCACCCGCCTGATCTCCCATCTGCGTGAGTACCCCAGGGCGGGAGCAGTGGGCGCCCGGACGAATCTGGCCCCCAATTTCCAGGCGCTGGCCCGGGTCGGCTACGACCCGACCACCCTCGAGGGCCTCGACACCTTCGCCCGGCGCCTGGCACGGGCCAACGACGGCATCGCCATGCCCGTCTCCCAACTCTGCGGGATCTGCCTGGCCATCCCCCGGCGCACCCTGCGCCTGGTGGGCGGCTTCGATCCGCGCTTCTTCCCGGGCTCCTTCGAGGATGAAGACTGGTCGCTGCGGCTACTGAGCAGCCGGCTGATTCCCTACCGGGCGGAGGATGTCTTCGTGCATCACGAGGGCGCCACCAGCCTGCCCCTCGAAAGCCGGGGGCTCGACGAGATCCACAAGAGCAACTGGCAACGCTTCAAGGCCAAGTGGGAACTTCCCGCCGAACTGAGCCTGCAGCAGGGCTACACCCCCGAGCAGCTTCCCACGGGCGACTACGAGCGGGAGAAACTTTTCATCGCCCCCTGGCAGGCGACCCACCCGGTCCGCTCCTGA
- a CDS encoding CopD family protein, with the protein MELGILLLLHALASAVWVGGMFFSMIALRPAAATLADPAVRNRLWLTALSRFFTWTWIAVIVLLATGFRMILAFYGGMKGLALHINLMMTLGLLMALIFAYLFFVPFGRFRRAADASDPAEADRALRQIRLLVMVNLHLGFLAVILGAGGRHMF; encoded by the coding sequence ATGGAACTGGGTATTCTCCTGCTGCTGCACGCCCTGGCCTCGGCGGTGTGGGTGGGCGGCATGTTCTTTTCGATGATCGCCCTGCGACCGGCTGCGGCCACCCTGGCGGACCCCGCTGTGCGGAACCGACTCTGGCTCACGGCGCTCTCCCGCTTTTTCACATGGACCTGGATAGCCGTCATCGTGCTGCTGGCCACGGGCTTCCGGATGATCCTGGCCTTCTACGGGGGCATGAAGGGGCTGGCCCTGCACATCAACCTGATGATGACCCTGGGCCTGCTGATGGCGCTGATCTTCGCCTATCTCTTCTTCGTGCCTTTCGGCCGCTTTCGTCGCGCCGCCGACGCCTCGGACCCCGCCGAAGCCGACAGGGCCTTGCGCCAGATCCGGCTGCTGGTGATGGTCAACCTGCACCTCGGCTTTCTCGCCGTGATCCTTGGCGCGGGCGGGCGACACATGTTCTGA
- a CDS encoding aldo/keto reductase — MSKTEGTSRRGFIKAAVAGGAGLTFAGSAALGAGGASTPADHPKVPRRELGATGAKIPILLLGCAQRFDPRYDKILHRAYQAGVDYLDTALAYEDGMSHKTIAPFIKQVGGKDKLWITSKVVSRGYDPAEYETGIDTCLEQLEVDHLDLFFMHAVDDARALDRPCLEAGDRLRKSGKTRFFGFSCHGDRVVELMEKAARVGGVDAIMFRYHFGKYGDLALNRAIDACRKKGIGLIAMKTQKSVPADAEQVIGFKSRHFTLPQAKLKAVWADERIDAVVSHMDNTRKLAENVAAARSPRQLSMEEFQQLQRLATATAPWTCEGCSRHCEPAAGGKVPIADTLRVLMYHECYGETAKARRLFRELRPAGREIREADLVAASRACPQGIDIASRLPHALQLLG, encoded by the coding sequence ATGAGCAAGACAGAAGGTACGAGCAGACGTGGATTCATCAAGGCTGCGGTCGCGGGCGGCGCCGGTCTGACTTTCGCGGGGTCCGCGGCGCTGGGTGCCGGGGGGGCCTCCACCCCCGCCGATCACCCGAAGGTGCCGCGGCGGGAACTGGGGGCCACGGGGGCGAAGATTCCGATCCTTCTGCTGGGTTGCGCCCAGCGTTTCGATCCCAGGTACGACAAGATTCTCCATCGCGCCTACCAGGCGGGAGTGGACTACCTGGATACCGCCCTGGCTTACGAGGATGGCATGTCCCACAAGACCATCGCCCCGTTCATCAAGCAGGTCGGCGGGAAGGACAAGCTGTGGATCACCTCCAAGGTGGTATCCCGCGGCTATGATCCGGCGGAGTACGAGACGGGTATCGACACCTGCCTCGAACAGCTAGAGGTGGATCACCTCGATCTTTTCTTCATGCATGCCGTCGACGATGCCAGGGCTCTCGACCGGCCCTGCCTGGAGGCGGGTGATCGGCTGCGCAAGAGCGGCAAGACGCGTTTTTTCGGCTTTTCCTGTCACGGCGACCGGGTGGTGGAGTTGATGGAGAAGGCGGCTCGGGTGGGGGGTGTCGATGCGATCATGTTCCGCTACCACTTCGGCAAATACGGCGATCTGGCTCTCAATCGGGCCATCGACGCCTGCCGCAAGAAAGGAATCGGCCTGATCGCGATGAAGACCCAGAAGTCCGTGCCCGCCGATGCGGAGCAGGTGATCGGCTTCAAGTCCCGGCATTTCACTCTGCCCCAGGCCAAGCTCAAGGCGGTGTGGGCCGACGAGCGCATCGACGCCGTGGTTTCTCACATGGACAACACCAGGAAACTCGCCGAGAACGTGGCTGCCGCCCGTTCCCCCCGGCAATTGTCGATGGAGGAGTTCCAGCAGCTTCAGCGCCTGGCCACCGCCACCGCCCCCTGGACCTGCGAAGGGTGCTCGCGGCACTGTGAGCCGGCGGCGGGGGGCAAGGTGCCGATCGCCGACACCCTGCGCGTGCTGATGTACCACGAGTGCTATGGGGAAACCGCCAAGGCCAGGCGCCTGTTCCGGGAGTTGCGGCCGGCGGGTCGGGAGATCCGGGAGGCCGACCTCGTCGCCGCCTCCCGCGCCTGTCCCCAGGGCATCGACATCGCCTCCCGGCTGCCCCACGCCCTCCAGCTTCTCGGCTGA